From one Streptomyces sp. R41 genomic stretch:
- the mgtA gene encoding magnesium-translocating P-type ATPase, which translates to MSPADEAHQDLSVLTSLQVLRYLDTGPRGLTEAEAAERLARFGANTVPDRRAQSWSRLFVRGLRDPFTVVLLCLGLVSTAVTAWGTACVILCLVVVSCALRASGEHRADRSMAGLRELVAGTATVLRRADPDRMPRVRDIPVGELVPGDVIRLGPGDLVPADVRLLRASGLTVRQAPLTGESATVAKAALDAPDPWNLSHDGFFAQRRLCFQGSGVATGTATAVVLATGPRTRLASAYGDPAHSDSPLHREPSANAGASASAFDRSVHGISWVLIRFMLLTPPLVLMADAALRGRGVETLPFAVAVAVGLTPEMLPVIVTTCLARGASRLARTHKVIVKRLPALHDLGAVDVLCLDKTGTLTQDRPVVHRALDGEGRDAPDVLRWAAVNAWWTLQLAELPAPDALDEAVLEATAPEEEPDDGVAALPFDPVRRLATAVVRHPRRLGVHTLVVKGAAEDVLERCVLEEAERARLLALAAREADDGLRVLAVATAERPARSRDYTPADERGLAFRGLLTFRDALTPTAADALKALVERGIAVKILTGDHPGTASRACRDLGLDPGEPVAAGRVDALTDAELAETVRRTTVFARCTPEHKARIAAVLRADGHTVGFLGDGVNDLPALRAADVGIAPRDAVDVARESADVVLAEKDLTAMEHAVMAGRRSSVTIATYLRSTLSSNLGNVVAMLAAGLLLPFLPMLPAQVLAQNLCFDAAQLAFAYDRPQPDALRRPTVLRPRAFLRFITGFGALNAVADLATFGILALALNGPDTMDDATVFHSGWFTENLMTQALVMLLLRIGRRTAGKGRLPGPISCAAAALATAGLLLPLSPLGPLLGMAALPALYYVLLAAVLTLYAAALTAARKAPGTGCRPI; encoded by the coding sequence GTGTCGCCCGCCGACGAAGCGCATCAGGACCTCTCCGTGCTGACCTCTCTTCAGGTGCTGCGGTACCTGGACACCGGTCCGCGCGGACTGACCGAGGCAGAGGCGGCGGAGCGGCTGGCCCGCTTCGGTGCGAACACGGTTCCGGACCGGCGTGCGCAGTCGTGGTCCCGCCTGTTCGTCCGCGGCCTGCGCGACCCCTTCACCGTGGTGCTGCTCTGCCTCGGGCTGGTGTCGACGGCCGTGACGGCCTGGGGGACGGCCTGCGTCATCCTGTGTCTGGTCGTGGTCAGTTGCGCGTTGCGCGCGTCCGGCGAGCACCGGGCCGACCGGTCCATGGCCGGGCTGCGCGAACTGGTCGCCGGCACCGCGACCGTGCTGCGGCGCGCCGACCCGGACAGGATGCCGCGGGTCCGGGACATCCCGGTCGGCGAGTTGGTGCCGGGCGATGTGATCCGGCTGGGTCCCGGGGACCTGGTCCCCGCCGACGTACGGCTGCTGCGTGCGAGCGGGCTGACCGTGCGGCAGGCCCCGCTGACGGGCGAGTCGGCGACGGTCGCCAAGGCAGCGCTCGACGCCCCGGACCCGTGGAACCTCTCGCACGACGGGTTCTTCGCACAGCGCCGGCTCTGCTTCCAGGGCAGCGGTGTGGCCACCGGCACCGCGACCGCGGTCGTGCTCGCGACCGGGCCACGGACGAGACTCGCCTCGGCCTACGGCGACCCGGCCCACAGCGACTCGCCCTTGCACCGCGAGCCGAGCGCCAATGCCGGCGCCAGTGCCAGTGCCTTCGACCGTTCCGTGCACGGCATCTCCTGGGTGCTCATCCGGTTCATGCTGCTCACACCGCCGTTGGTGCTGATGGCCGACGCGGCGCTGCGCGGGCGGGGCGTGGAGACGTTGCCGTTCGCCGTCGCGGTAGCGGTCGGGCTGACACCCGAGATGCTGCCGGTCATCGTCACCACGTGTCTGGCGCGCGGTGCGTCGCGGCTGGCCCGTACGCACAAGGTGATCGTCAAACGGCTGCCCGCGCTGCACGACCTCGGTGCGGTCGACGTGCTGTGCCTGGACAAGACCGGCACCCTCACCCAGGACCGGCCGGTCGTCCACCGCGCCCTGGACGGAGAGGGGCGGGACGCCCCGGACGTCCTGCGCTGGGCCGCCGTCAACGCCTGGTGGACCCTCCAGCTGGCCGAACTGCCCGCGCCGGACGCCCTTGACGAGGCGGTACTGGAAGCGACCGCCCCGGAGGAGGAGCCGGACGACGGGGTGGCGGCGCTGCCCTTCGACCCGGTGCGCCGCCTCGCCACGGCCGTCGTGCGCCACCCGCGGCGGCTCGGCGTCCACACGCTCGTGGTCAAGGGCGCCGCCGAGGACGTACTGGAGAGGTGCGTACTGGAGGAGGCCGAGCGGGCGCGGCTGCTCGCCCTCGCCGCACGCGAGGCCGACGACGGCCTGCGGGTGCTCGCCGTCGCCACCGCCGAACGCCCCGCCCGCAGCCGCGACTACACACCCGCCGACGAACGCGGCCTGGCCTTCCGCGGCCTCCTCACCTTCCGCGACGCGCTCACCCCGACCGCCGCCGACGCGCTGAAGGCCCTCGTCGAACGGGGCATCGCCGTCAAGATCCTCACCGGCGACCACCCCGGCACGGCGTCGCGCGCCTGCCGCGACCTGGGCCTCGACCCCGGCGAGCCGGTGGCGGCCGGCCGCGTGGACGCCCTCACCGACGCCGAACTGGCCGAAACCGTCCGCCGTACGACCGTCTTCGCCCGCTGCACCCCGGAGCACAAGGCCCGGATCGCCGCCGTTCTGCGGGCCGACGGGCACACCGTGGGGTTCCTGGGCGACGGCGTCAACGATCTGCCCGCGCTGCGCGCCGCCGACGTCGGGATCGCTCCGCGCGATGCCGTGGACGTGGCCCGGGAGAGCGCCGACGTAGTCCTCGCCGAGAAGGACCTCACCGCCATGGAGCACGCGGTCATGGCCGGACGGCGCAGCAGCGTCACCATCGCCACGTATCTGCGCAGCACGCTCTCCTCCAACCTTGGCAATGTCGTCGCGATGCTCGCCGCGGGCCTGCTGCTGCCCTTCCTGCCGATGCTTCCGGCGCAGGTTCTGGCGCAGAACCTGTGCTTCGACGCGGCACAGCTCGCCTTCGCGTACGACCGACCTCAGCCGGACGCGCTGCGCCGCCCCACCGTGCTGCGGCCGCGCGCCTTCCTGCGCTTCATCACGGGCTTCGGCGCGCTCAACGCCGTCGCCGACCTGGCCACCTTCGGGATTCTCGCGCTCGCCCTGAACGGGCCGGACACCATGGACGACGCCACGGTGTTCCATTCCGGCTGGTTCACCGAGAACCTGATGACCCAGGCCTTGGTCATGCTGCTCCTGCGCATCGGCCGCCGTACGGCCGGGAAGGGCCGGCTCCCCGGCCCGATCAGCTGCGCCGCGGCCGCCCTCGCCACCGCCGGTCTTCTGCTCCCCCTCTCCCCACTCGGCCCCCTCCTCGGCATGGCCGCGCTGCCGGCCCTCTACTACGTGCTGCTCGCCGCGGTTCTCACCTTGTACGCCGCCGCGCTCACGGCTGCCCGGAAGGCGCCAGGGACGGGCTGTCGACCTATCTGA
- a CDS encoding ArsR/SmtB family transcription factor — MAAEVGGFEDPSAEVLAEAAAAFGLLASSARLHIVWALAQGESDVTGLAERVGGALPAVSQHLTKLKLAGLVRSRREGRRQVYFVDDPDVVTVVRLMVGQLTDRAGRNGRASDRAAQGSPRRIRGLGV, encoded by the coding sequence GTGGCGGCAGAGGTCGGCGGCTTCGAGGATCCGTCCGCCGAGGTGCTGGCGGAGGCGGCCGCGGCCTTCGGGCTGCTCGCGTCCTCGGCGCGGCTGCACATCGTCTGGGCGCTGGCGCAGGGCGAGAGCGATGTGACCGGGCTCGCGGAGCGGGTCGGCGGGGCGCTGCCCGCGGTGAGCCAGCACCTGACCAAGCTGAAACTCGCCGGTCTCGTACGGTCCCGGCGCGAGGGCCGGCGGCAGGTCTACTTCGTCGACGATCCGGACGTGGTGACCGTCGTACGGCTCATGGTCGGTCAGCTGACGGACCGCGCCGGCCGCAACGGCCGCGCCAGTGACCGTGCCGCGCAGGGGTCGCCGCGTCGCATCCGTGGCCTTGGCGTCTGA